The following is a genomic window from Nicotiana tabacum cultivar K326 chromosome 3, ASM71507v2, whole genome shotgun sequence.
GAAAGGCTATATAATATTGCTTTTGGTAGACGATATTAAACTTACTGTTTTTCCTTAGCCTTAGGTGAAGAGCTTTTCCTACTTTTAACTCAGGTTTATGTCTTTTTTCTGAGAAAGGGAGAATCTTTGGGCCATACGTCCTCTTGCTTggcttttttttttgaaaaatctagttggTAGTTTCTTACCACCTTTTCCTTTCTGGTGGAATTTTACTTTAATTAGTTCAAACCTGGACTGTGAAAGTGGACACAAATTTTTATAAGTACTACTAACAACTTCCATCAAAGTCATAGAAGAATAAATATTTCCGTAATCTCTACGAAAGCTGCAACACTTGaagtcttttctttttcaaatggTGCCTTTAAGTTTCACCTCAATATAATATTTCCATTACATCCTTAAAATGTTTCATATGGCAGTCTATCAATCTTGTCAGTGCTTCTTCATTTGATTTTGGAGACTTCGGAAAGGAGGAGCAAATTGCAGATTACTCTGGCAAGAGCAGAACCTTAAAGAACATGTCTTCAAATCTAGTAGTACCTCGTCCAATTCAATTCAATTACAGTCAATACGACATCCTCGTCTCCCTAAATCAAGTAAGTCCTATAATCTCTGTCCGCCTATATATCATGATTATGCTATTAATTCCCAGATAATATGTTGTTCAACGAGTAAtcatctcatctaaaagtttaaaTTGTGACGAAAGAAACttatctttatttatttaatttatgttttgTCAACACCTGTCTATCTAATTTTCTGAATCTTGCTGAAATATCTCAGGGAGATCAAGATCAACGACAGGCTGCATTTGAGTACATTCTCAACGTGATCGTTTACTCATCAGTTATCCGTAGGTTTCTGTACTCATTTGCAAGACACAAATATCATGGGCTAATGTTACTGTAAgaaattgacattattttgatTTGAATCTTTTTTTAAGTGGTGCTGCTGATGGTTGCTGCGTTGCTAATCAAATTACTTGGAGTTTGTGAGGGTGAAATGGCAAGAAATGATGCAGTAAGAAGAGAGACAGACAGATTAATTTCGAAAACAAGCGCTTCTTTATCCTATGGAACATGTGACGAAGATGATTTAGAGTCTGGAAATTGCAGTCGTTGTAGTTCATCGGAGGATTTGTATGATGAAAACATATGCATAGTTTGCTTTGACGAGAAACGAAATTGTTTCTTTATTCCATGCGGCCATTGCGCTACTTGCCACGCATGTGCCAAGAGGTGTATATTACTCTTAGTATTTTATTTAGCTGATTAGCATATTGATCTGGAAAATGAGTTGGCACATTAACTGAAGTGcgattttgtattttgtttattAATGCAGGATTACTGAGGAAGAAAACAAGAATTGCCCAATTTGTCGGAGAGTAATCCGCAGAGTAAGAAGAGTGCTTATTGCATAAATTTCACGTTTCCGATCCCTTATGTAGTTAATGTAAATGATGCACTTGCATTCGACAATGGTAATATTACCACGcctttttagtttattttttgttCATTTCACTTTTCCAATCGACTCTGTTTATTTCATTTCCCAAGCAACGCGAAAGGATAAGATAAAACCAGGTTAAAACACTTAGCGATGCAAGCTCCACCcttccttttactttttattCCTTGTTTTTCTTACTTAAATTCAAGTTAAATATAAACATTGTGATCCCTAGACCCTACGTAAGAATAACAAAATGTCAAAATTGATGATGtccattgaagaagtattatgcATGTGCCTAATAAAAGTTTTTTTGATTTGATagtcaaccttgttgacttggtttagtTAGATAGTCAACtttgttgaattagtttggtttggtagccaaccttgttgaatatCTTTGGTTTGGTaaccaactttgttgaattgtgaaaagtgtgtgtaaattatcaaatattgtaggctttagagagtgaagctttggctataaaaggagagcttcaactctcatt
Proteins encoded in this region:
- the LOC107803573 gene encoding E3 ubiquitin-protein ligase APD1; protein product: MSSNLVVPRPIQFNYSQYDILVSLNQGDQDQRQAAFEYILNVIVYSSVILVLLMVAALLIKLLGVCEGEMARNDAVRRETDRLISKTSASLSYGTCDEDDLESGNCSRCSSSEDLYDENICIVCFDEKRNCFFIPCGHCATCHACAKRITEEENKNCPICRRVIRRVRRVLIA